A genomic window from Rosettibacter firmus includes:
- a CDS encoding PFL family protein, which produces MQYDFEEILETIRMTEIEHFDIRTVTMGISLRDCYDRNIEITKQKIYDKIFRYGKNHVKNAKEIESQFGISIANKRISVTPISIPFDSCTTEEFIEIAKVLDSVAEEIGIDYIAGYSALVQKGMTNGERELIKSIPYALSQTRRVCSSVNVASTKAGINMDAIIMMAEVIKQTAELTKEDDSIGCAKLVVFANAVEDNPFVAGAFHGVSEPEVTLNVGISGPGVVLDAIREAGKVDLQQLSEIIKKTVFKITRAGELIGRKVAEKNGVPFGIVDISLAPTPSEGDSIADILKAMGLEDVGAPGTTAALAMLNDSVKKAGLMASSSVGGLSGAFIPVSEDIGMIRAVMAGNLSIEKLEAMTAVCSVGLDMIAIPGDTPASTIAGIIADEAAIGVINDKTTAVRIIPAYGKKVGDFVNYGGLLGKAPVMNVRLLNSSGFIHRGGRIPAPMRSLTN; this is translated from the coding sequence ATGCAATATGATTTTGAAGAAATATTAGAAACTATACGAATGACCGAAATTGAGCATTTTGATATTCGTACTGTTACAATGGGAATAAGTTTAAGAGATTGTTATGATCGCAATATTGAGATTACGAAACAAAAAATTTATGATAAAATTTTTCGTTACGGTAAAAATCATGTAAAAAATGCAAAAGAGATAGAATCACAATTTGGAATTTCCATTGCAAATAAAAGAATTTCTGTTACTCCCATCTCAATTCCATTCGATTCATGCACAACAGAAGAATTTATTGAAATTGCGAAAGTTCTCGATTCAGTTGCTGAAGAAATAGGTATAGATTATATAGCAGGATATTCAGCATTGGTTCAGAAAGGGATGACAAATGGTGAAAGAGAACTTATTAAATCTATTCCATATGCACTTTCACAAACCAGAAGAGTTTGTTCAAGTGTAAATGTTGCATCTACAAAAGCAGGTATTAATATGGATGCAATCATCATGATGGCAGAAGTTATAAAACAAACAGCAGAGTTGACTAAGGAAGATGATTCAATTGGTTGTGCAAAACTTGTAGTCTTTGCAAATGCAGTAGAAGATAATCCATTTGTTGCAGGAGCTTTTCATGGAGTTTCTGAACCTGAAGTTACATTGAATGTTGGGATAAGTGGACCAGGTGTTGTACTCGATGCAATTCGAGAAGCAGGAAAAGTAGATTTGCAACAACTTTCTGAAATAATTAAAAAAACAGTTTTTAAAATTACTCGTGCAGGCGAATTAATTGGAAGAAAAGTAGCGGAAAAAAATGGTGTTCCTTTTGGAATTGTTGATATTTCACTTGCACCCACACCATCTGAAGGAGATAGTATTGCTGATATATTGAAAGCAATGGGATTAGAAGATGTAGGTGCTCCAGGAACTACTGCTGCACTTGCAATGTTGAATGATTCAGTTAAAAAAGCAGGATTGATGGCTAGTTCTTCAGTTGGTGGTTTAAGTGGTGCTTTTATTCCTGTAAGTGAAGATATAGGAATGATACGTGCTGTAATGGCTGGAAATTTATCTATTGAAAAATTAGAAGCAATGACTGCAGTCTGTTCTGTTGGTCTTGATATGATTGCAATTCCTGGAGATACTCCTGCTTCTACTATCGCAGGTATTATTGCAGACGAAGCAGCAATTGGTGTTATTAATGATAAAACAACTGCAGTACGAATTATTCCTGCTTACGGTAAAAAAGTTGGTGATTTTGTTAATTATGGTGGTTTACTTGGTAAAGCTCCTGTTATGAATGTTAGATTATTAAATAGCTCAGGTTTTATACATCGTGGTGGAAGAATTCCAGCACCAATGAGAAGTCTTACAAACTGA
- a CDS encoding ACT domain-containing protein: MKLTEEEIRKITLETINELGKDATPSEIKEAVQKKIELMSDYDLKLKSGEVSSGRVILTSFGLNKPGIVAAVTKALAESNCDIQDLSQRIMGDFFTMIMIIDISTSNKDLKEIQNEMAKVADQLKIKIYLQHEDVFRYMHRI; the protein is encoded by the coding sequence ATGAAATTAACGGAAGAAGAAATAAGAAAAATTACCCTTGAAACAATTAATGAACTTGGTAAAGATGCTACACCTTCTGAAATAAAAGAAGCTGTTCAAAAGAAAATTGAATTAATGTCAGATTATGATTTGAAATTAAAAAGCGGTGAAGTTTCTTCGGGAAGAGTAATTTTAACATCTTTTGGTTTGAATAAGCCAGGTATTGTAGCAGCTGTTACAAAAGCCTTAGCAGAGTCTAATTGTGATATTCAGGACTTAAGTCAAAGAATCATGGGTGATTTTTTTACGATGATAATGATAATTGATATTTCAACATCAAATAAGGATTTAAAAGAAATTCAAAACGAAATGGCAAAAGTTGCTGACCAATTAAAAATAAAAATATATCTCCAGCATGAAGATGTCTTTAGATATATGCACAGAATATAA
- a CDS encoding tetratricopeptide repeat protein gives MKRIFLLYVSLNILTIFAQDLSIQKKFADSLFKAEQYFDAITEYKRLMFFDTTKTYAFICNFNIGKCYKAGGKFDDAIKYFSMADIIAKNPDDKYQAKIEIIKSNLLRRTTERALQILYEMENSNEYYEKLDSLNYWRGWAYIFRDDWERAKYYFEKFQPGHELAKISDKVIKEKYSVTFAKVFSYIVPGAGQIYTGNYLSGIMSFGYNILFGLLTAKAFSQDRIFDGIVIGGLLWLRFYRGNIQNAEKFAIEKNVSISNKVLNYLQYEYKGDKP, from the coding sequence ATGAAAAGAATTTTTTTACTATATGTGAGTTTGAATATTCTAACAATATTTGCACAGGATTTATCAATACAAAAGAAATTTGCAGATTCATTATTTAAAGCTGAACAATATTTTGATGCAATTACTGAATACAAAAGACTTATGTTTTTTGATACCACAAAAACCTATGCATTTATTTGTAATTTTAATATAGGTAAGTGCTATAAAGCAGGTGGAAAATTTGATGATGCAATAAAATATTTTTCGATGGCTGATATAATTGCGAAAAATCCTGATGATAAGTACCAAGCCAAAATAGAAATAATTAAATCGAACTTATTACGCCGAACCACTGAAAGGGCACTACAAATTTTATATGAAATGGAAAACTCGAATGAATATTATGAAAAACTTGATTCTCTTAACTACTGGCGTGGGTGGGCATATATTTTTCGTGATGATTGGGAAAGAGCAAAATATTATTTTGAAAAGTTTCAACCTGGTCATGAATTAGCAAAAATTTCAGATAAAGTAATAAAAGAAAAATATTCGGTTACTTTTGCAAAGGTATTTTCTTATATTGTACCTGGTGCAGGACAAATTTATACAGGAAATTATTTATCTGGCATTATGTCCTTTGGTTATAATATATTATTTGGCTTATTAACTGCAAAAGCATTTTCACAAGATAGAATTTTCGATGGAATTGTAATCGGTGGTTTATTATGGTTAAGATTTTATAGGGGTAATATTCAAAATGCAGAAAAGTTTGCCATTGAAAAAAATGTTTCAATTTCTAATAAAGTTCTAAATTATCTTCAGTATGAATATAAAGGCGATAAACCATGA
- the yidD gene encoding membrane protein insertion efficiency factor YidD, protein MKYFLCVFLFTITLCKAQSDWIKWDKVVVSYKIHNESNSSQKNEKDALTFSKAIYNFFISDLDGDNCPFNPSCSEFFIEAVRKTDILQGTLIFVDRFTRELNLFKRINGYPKLMNGKLYDPVTNYF, encoded by the coding sequence ATGAAATATTTTTTATGTGTTTTTTTATTTACCATTACACTATGCAAAGCACAATCTGACTGGATTAAGTGGGATAAGGTAGTTGTTTCTTATAAAATCCATAATGAAAGCAATTCATCACAAAAAAATGAGAAGGATGCGTTAACTTTTTCAAAAGCTATTTATAATTTTTTTATATCTGATCTGGATGGAGATAATTGTCCATTTAATCCTTCATGTTCAGAATTTTTTATTGAAGCTGTTAGAAAGACTGATATTTTGCAAGGGACACTGATTTTTGTAGATAGATTCACAAGAGAATTAAATTTATTTAAGAGAATTAATGGTTATCCAAAACTAATGAATGGGAAATTATATGATCCAGTTACAAACTATTTTTAG
- the rlmN gene encoding 23S rRNA (adenine(2503)-C(2))-methyltransferase RlmN has product MIKKNNKIQLKDLSLLELRDFFISIGEPKYRAEQLFNWLYNHIVFDGNEIKNFPKALREKINEECELKTLELVNRQTSSITNTQKFLFSTKDNKKIESVLIPDKDRNTLCISTQVGCPLDCKFCATGVMGFKRNLTSGEIVDQYLLTAKEIGKEKITNIVFMGMGEPLLNFENTIRAVEIFTHELTKGLSRKKITVSTAGIPHKIIELADRNLRIKLAFSLHSAFEDIRSKIMPINKKYSLKENLDALKYYAKKTKTRITFEYVMLKDINDRPDDIKALKKLCSQLPSKINVIPFNSIKHINPTGISAELDSTPYNKIKDFVEHLRKENLTVFIRDTQGDDIAAACGQLAIKHNS; this is encoded by the coding sequence ATGATAAAAAAGAATAATAAAATACAGTTAAAAGATTTATCCTTATTAGAACTGAGAGATTTTTTTATCTCGATAGGAGAACCAAAATACCGAGCCGAACAGCTTTTTAACTGGTTATATAATCACATAGTTTTTGATGGAAATGAGATTAAAAATTTTCCAAAAGCCCTAAGAGAGAAAATTAATGAAGAGTGTGAATTAAAAACACTTGAACTTGTAAATCGACAAACATCTTCGATAACGAACACACAGAAATTTCTTTTTTCAACTAAAGACAATAAAAAAATCGAATCGGTTTTAATACCAGATAAAGATAGAAATACATTATGCATATCAACTCAGGTTGGTTGTCCTCTTGATTGCAAGTTTTGTGCTACTGGCGTAATGGGATTTAAACGAAATCTTACATCAGGTGAAATTGTAGATCAATATTTATTAACTGCAAAAGAAATCGGGAAAGAAAAAATTACAAATATTGTTTTCATGGGAATGGGCGAACCACTTTTAAATTTTGAAAATACAATAAGAGCTGTAGAGATCTTTACACATGAATTAACTAAAGGTTTAAGCCGAAAGAAAATTACTGTTTCAACCGCAGGTATTCCACACAAAATTATTGAACTTGCAGATAGAAATCTTAGAATAAAACTTGCCTTTTCACTTCATTCAGCATTCGAGGATATCAGAAGTAAAATTATGCCGATTAACAAAAAATATTCTCTTAAAGAAAATCTTGATGCCCTTAAATACTATGCTAAAAAAACTAAAACAAGAATTACATTTGAATATGTTATGTTAAAAGATATAAACGATAGACCAGATGACATCAAAGCATTAAAAAAATTGTGTTCTCAACTTCCATCCAAAATAAATGTAATTCCCTTCAATAGTATTAAACATATAAATCCCACAGGAATTTCTGCAGAACTTGATTCTACTCCTTACAATAAAATCAAGGATTTTGTAGAACATTTGAGAAAAGAAAACTTAACTGTTTTTATTAGAGATACTCAGGGCGACGACATCGCAGCTGCATGCGGGCAATTAGCAATTAAACATAATTCATAA
- a CDS encoding transketolase C-terminal domain-containing protein: MAYNLIKKSEFDRLIAFDGNWELKMKLFAEMCRFNTFVAVKKAGSGHLGSSFSSMDIITYLYLNELNVLNVGLDNEERDIYFSSKGHDVPALYSLFYAVGILPEEKLLMLRRLNGLDGHPDVRIPGIEACTGSLGMGISKAKGMAWAKKYQKKNGNVFVLTGDGEFQEGQIWESIQAAAHQKISNLTVIMDHNKYQTDMLVEDVNNIEDIVTKVSSFGWHVVRINGHDFNELKETFTNLKYVIDKPKMIIADTIKGKGISFMEKPFTETISGKTYYRWHSGAPDDENFLKGLDELINSINNLAKELGIEKIEIPENKIESKASTKLDKEFVVEAFGDALVELAKTNDKIIVLDGDLAADCRLRKFEYEFPDRFIENGIAEQDMVSMAGGLARMGLLPVVNSFASFLAARANEQIYNNACEKTKIIYVCHFAGIIPAGPGKSHQSVRDISLFGAIPNVTIIQPCNSLETKKALEYCVNQSKENCVLRLAIGPSPEKIELPEDYEFTIGIGTELTDGKDAIIFSYGPVMLHEALNAHRILKNANYGLKVVNMPWLNKIDLDWIDSITKNYKNIYVLEDHSIIGGLGERILNALADVHHLQAKKFDIIGLDDYPECGTPLEVLEYHGLDGMSLAKRISGIENLETIIEKSQANIYSDSAPQ, encoded by the coding sequence GTGGCATATAATTTAATCAAAAAATCTGAATTTGATCGTCTTATAGCTTTCGATGGTAATTGGGAATTGAAAATGAAACTATTTGCAGAAATGTGTCGCTTTAACACTTTTGTTGCTGTTAAAAAAGCAGGTTCTGGTCATCTCGGTTCATCCTTTAGCTCAATGGATATTATAACTTACCTATATTTAAATGAACTTAATGTACTAAATGTTGGATTAGATAATGAAGAAAGAGATATTTATTTTTCTTCAAAAGGACATGATGTGCCTGCTCTTTATTCTCTCTTTTATGCTGTAGGAATTCTTCCAGAAGAAAAATTATTGATGTTGCGAAGATTGAATGGATTGGATGGACATCCTGATGTAAGAATACCAGGAATAGAAGCTTGTACTGGTTCTCTTGGTATGGGAATATCAAAAGCAAAAGGAATGGCATGGGCAAAAAAGTATCAGAAAAAAAATGGAAATGTATTTGTGTTAACAGGTGATGGAGAATTTCAAGAAGGACAGATCTGGGAATCAATTCAAGCAGCTGCACATCAAAAAATTTCAAATCTTACTGTAATTATGGATCACAATAAATATCAAACAGATATGCTGGTCGAAGATGTAAATAACATAGAAGATATTGTAACAAAAGTTAGTTCATTTGGCTGGCATGTTGTAAGAATTAATGGGCACGACTTTAATGAACTCAAAGAAACTTTCACAAATTTGAAATATGTAATTGATAAACCCAAAATGATCATAGCAGACACTATAAAAGGAAAAGGAATTTCTTTTATGGAAAAACCTTTTACCGAAACAATATCAGGTAAAACATATTATCGCTGGCATAGTGGAGCTCCTGATGACGAAAATTTCTTGAAAGGATTAGATGAACTAATTAATTCAATTAATAATCTTGCTAAAGAATTAGGAATTGAAAAAATAGAAATTCCAGAAAATAAAATAGAAAGCAAAGCATCAACAAAATTAGATAAAGAATTTGTAGTTGAAGCATTTGGCGATGCTCTCGTTGAACTTGCAAAAACAAATGATAAAATTATTGTGCTTGATGGAGATTTAGCAGCCGATTGCAGATTGAGAAAATTTGAATATGAATTCCCAGATAGATTTATAGAAAATGGGATTGCAGAACAGGATATGGTTTCTATGGCTGGTGGATTAGCAAGAATGGGCTTATTACCTGTTGTTAATTCCTTTGCAAGCTTTTTAGCAGCCAGAGCCAATGAACAAATTTATAACAATGCCTGTGAAAAAACTAAAATAATTTATGTATGTCACTTTGCAGGTATTATTCCAGCTGGTCCTGGAAAATCACATCAAAGTGTTCGTGATATTTCTTTATTTGGAGCTATACCCAATGTTACTATAATACAACCGTGTAATTCACTTGAGACAAAAAAGGCACTTGAATATTGTGTTAATCAATCAAAAGAAAATTGTGTTCTAAGATTAGCTATTGGTCCTTCTCCAGAAAAAATTGAATTACCAGAAGATTATGAATTTACTATTGGAATAGGCACTGAATTAACAGATGGTAAAGATGCAATTATATTTTCTTATGGACCTGTAATGTTACACGAAGCTTTAAATGCACATAGAATTCTGAAAAATGCAAACTACGGTTTAAAAGTTGTAAATATGCCCTGGTTGAATAAAATTGATTTAGATTGGATAGATAGTATAACTAAGAATTACAAAAATATTTATGTCCTTGAAGACCATTCAATAATTGGTGGATTAGGCGAAAGAATTTTAAATGCTCTTGCAGATGTTCATCATCTCCAGGCAAAAAAATTTGATATAATTGGACTTGATGATTATCCAGAATGTGGTACTCCATTAGAAGTTTTAGAGTATCATGGATTAGATGGAATGTCGCTTGCTAAGAGAATCTCCGGAATTGAGAATTTAGAAACTATAATAGAAAAATCACAGGCAAATATTTATAGTGATTCTGCACCACAATAA
- a CDS encoding 4Fe-4S binding protein: MVITDDCISCSACIDECENNAIYNAGEEYTVNGETRPPISEDHTFIAPELCNNCKSCVEVCAVDAIVEQ; encoded by the coding sequence ATGGTAATAACTGATGATTGTATAAGTTGTTCTGCCTGTATTGATGAATGTGAAAATAATGCTATATACAATGCAGGCGAAGAATATACTGTAAATGGTGAAACTCGTCCCCCTATATCAGAGGATCACACATTTATTGCACCCGAATTATGTAATAATTGTAAATCTTGTGTAGAGGTTTGTGCAGTAGATGCAATTGTTGAACAATAA
- the trxA gene encoding thioredoxin, whose product MSNIIEGTDFNFQKEVLESNLPVLVDFWAPWCGPCRMVAPIVEEIANEYAGKLKVVKLNTDENFGVATQYGIMSIPTLGIFKNGKLVDAVIGAVPKYHLVSKIKPYIDNIN is encoded by the coding sequence ATGAGCAATATTATAGAAGGAACAGATTTCAATTTTCAAAAAGAAGTATTAGAATCCAATCTTCCTGTACTTGTAGATTTCTGGGCACCATGGTGTGGCCCGTGTAGAATGGTTGCACCAATTGTAGAAGAAATTGCAAATGAATATGCTGGGAAATTAAAAGTTGTAAAATTAAATACAGATGAAAACTTTGGTGTAGCTACTCAATATGGAATTATGAGCATTCCTACTCTTGGAATATTTAAAAATGGAAAATTAGTCGATGCTGTTATAGGTGCAGTTCCCAAATATCATCTGGTCTCTAAGATTAAACCTTATATAGACAATATCAATTAA
- the hisN gene encoding histidinol-phosphatase → MDDIEYLKKFIKLLAHESEKIIMDFFRKEISIETKTDLTPVTIADKKSEEKMRELIMREFPEHGIIGEEFDDINPDAEYKWVLDPIDGTKSFICGTPLFGTLIALLKNDEPILGAINLPVLKEFLIGDNNSTFLNDIKVSVRKCEMISSAVLLITDYMNFEKYRNLNALNNLIRKVKLFRSWGDCYGYYLVATGYADIMIDPIMSPWDLMALIPVINGAGGKITDYFGNNPLKGNSIVATGGTIHDEVIKILNQKK, encoded by the coding sequence ATGGATGATATTGAGTATCTAAAAAAATTTATAAAACTTTTAGCACATGAAAGTGAGAAAATTATTATGGATTTTTTTAGAAAGGAAATAAGTATTGAAACTAAAACAGACCTTACACCTGTTACAATTGCAGACAAAAAATCAGAAGAAAAAATGCGTGAACTTATAATGCGTGAGTTTCCAGAACATGGAATAATAGGTGAAGAATTTGATGATATAAATCCAGATGCAGAATATAAATGGGTGCTTGATCCAATTGATGGTACAAAAAGTTTTATCTGTGGAACCCCACTATTTGGAACTCTGATAGCTTTATTAAAAAATGATGAACCAATTTTAGGAGCTATTAATTTGCCAGTACTTAAAGAATTTTTGATTGGTGATAACAACTCGACATTTTTAAATGATATAAAAGTTAGTGTGAGAAAATGTGAAATGATTTCATCTGCAGTTTTATTAATTACTGATTACATGAATTTTGAAAAATATAGAAATTTAAATGCATTGAATAATCTTATAAGAAAAGTAAAATTATTTCGTAGCTGGGGTGATTGTTATGGATATTATTTAGTTGCTACTGGCTATGCAGATATTATGATAGATCCAATAATGAGTCCATGGGATTTAATGGCTTTAATTCCTGTTATAAATGGCGCAGGTGGAAAGATAACTGATTATTTTGGAAATAATCCTTTGAAAGGAAATAGCATTGTAGCAACTGGTGGGACAATTCATGATGAAGTCATTAAAATTCTCAATCAAAAGAAGTAG
- a CDS encoding L-threonylcarbamoyladenylate synthase: MSIIKANSDSIAQAAEIIKKGGLVAFPTETVYGLGADGLNPIAVAKIFEVKKRPSFNPLILHISQKDWIKKLTIYDDERIDLLIEKFWPGPLTLVLQKTDLVPDIVTSGNPTVAIRMPNHKVALELIEKSETPIAAPSANRFGHLSPTLAEHVKKSLGDKVDLILDGGKSNIGVESTIVQFSEGNFYLLRPGGLSKEEIEKIIDTQLSLKINTTNPESPGQLPYHYSPSVPLLFLNEKNLKKNSDRKIGVLFFKEKNIDFNFASIKILSPSGDIKEAAANLFKYLHEFESENLDLILVEPIKEEGLGLAIMDRLKKASKKYD, encoded by the coding sequence ATGAGTATTATAAAAGCCAATAGCGATTCAATAGCACAGGCAGCAGAAATTATTAAAAAGGGTGGATTGGTTGCATTTCCAACCGAAACAGTTTATGGCCTCGGTGCAGATGGTTTAAATCCAATTGCAGTTGCAAAAATTTTTGAAGTAAAAAAAAGACCATCTTTTAATCCTCTTATTTTGCACATATCACAAAAAGACTGGATTAAAAAACTCACAATCTATGACGATGAAAGAATTGATTTATTAATAGAAAAATTCTGGCCAGGACCTTTAACATTAGTTCTGCAAAAAACTGACTTAGTTCCTGATATAGTAACTTCTGGAAACCCAACAGTTGCTATTCGAATGCCAAATCATAAAGTTGCACTTGAACTTATTGAAAAAAGTGAAACGCCTATTGCCGCTCCAAGTGCAAATAGATTTGGACATTTAAGTCCAACACTTGCAGAGCATGTTAAAAAAAGTCTTGGCGACAAAGTTGATTTAATTCTTGATGGAGGTAAAAGTAATATAGGTGTAGAATCTACAATTGTTCAATTTAGCGAGGGAAATTTTTACTTACTTCGACCTGGTGGATTATCAAAAGAAGAAATAGAAAAAATTATTGACACTCAGTTATCATTAAAAATAAATACAACTAATCCAGAATCCCCTGGACAATTACCATATCATTACTCACCTTCTGTGCCACTTTTATTCTTGAACGAAAAAAATCTTAAAAAAAACTCAGACAGAAAAATTGGCGTGCTATTCTTTAAAGAAAAAAATATTGACTTTAATTTTGCATCAATAAAAATTCTTTCTCCATCTGGGGATATAAAAGAAGCTGCAGCAAATTTATTTAAATACCTCCATGAGTTTGAATCTGAAAATCTGGATTTAATTTTAGTTGAACCAATTAAAGAAGAAGGTTTGGGTTTAGCAATTATGGATAGATTAAAAAAAGCCTCTAAAAAATATGATTGA
- a CDS encoding sensor histidine kinase: MNYNSTNKKANSNKTFASSFFITKKNIKLLIHAINSVHECISITDLNHNIIFVNQTFLNTYGYTLDEIIGKNTSILRSPKNDPEILKRIHEETQKGGWNGRLINVKKDGSEFIIELSTSIVKDEKGEPIAYVGLSKDISDLVQTEEKLIEAEKKYHELFMELKDVVYESTIDGKFIELNPSGMEFFGINSIDELNNINIVNDIYLNPDDRERFKNELIKNGFVKDFEIDIKKLNGEIVTVRETSVAVKDKNGKIIGYRGILRDVTERKKHEAQLKELVKELEILNQELKNSNASKDKFFSIIAHDLRSPFSSLLSFSEFLYQDIDELSKDEIKSFAQNINDAAKTVFNLLENLLQWSRIQTGTISFKPRKFNIYDVSTKVINLLLNNALIKKIELINNINKDEIVFADEDMIFSVIQNLLSNAIKFTYENGKIILSSKEKDNMVEISISDNGIGMDDKDIEKLFRIDIPFTKSGTRDEKGSGLGLILCKEMIEKNKGKIWVSSKLNEGTTFTFTLHKNEFPIT, from the coding sequence ATGAATTATAATTCTACCAATAAAAAAGCAAATTCAAACAAAACTTTTGCAAGTTCTTTTTTTATTACAAAGAAAAATATCAAACTTTTAATTCATGCAATTAATTCAGTTCATGAATGCATAAGTATAACAGATTTAAATCATAACATTATCTTCGTTAATCAAACCTTTCTTAATACTTACGGATACACACTTGATGAAATTATAGGAAAAAATACAAGTATTTTAAGATCTCCTAAAAACGACCCTGAAATTCTTAAACGTATACACGAAGAAACTCAAAAAGGTGGGTGGAATGGTCGCTTAATAAATGTAAAAAAAGACGGAAGCGAATTTATAATTGAATTAAGCACTTCAATTGTGAAAGACGAAAAAGGCGAACCAATAGCATACGTCGGTCTAAGTAAAGATATAAGTGATCTTGTTCAAACTGAAGAGAAGTTGATAGAGGCAGAAAAAAAATATCACGAATTGTTTATGGAATTAAAAGATGTAGTGTACGAAAGCACAATCGATGGCAAATTTATAGAACTTAATCCTTCGGGTATGGAGTTCTTTGGAATAAATTCAATAGATGAATTAAATAATATTAACATAGTAAATGATATTTATTTAAACCCGGACGACAGAGAAAGATTCAAAAACGAATTAATAAAAAATGGTTTTGTAAAGGATTTTGAAATTGATATAAAAAAATTAAATGGTGAAATTGTAACAGTAAGAGAAACATCTGTAGCGGTTAAAGATAAAAATGGGAAGATAATTGGCTATCGTGGAATATTAAGAGATGTTACAGAAAGAAAAAAGCACGAAGCACAATTAAAAGAATTAGTAAAAGAACTTGAGATACTGAATCAAGAATTAAAAAATTCTAATGCTTCAAAGGATAAATTCTTTTCTATAATTGCTCACGACCTGCGAAGTCCATTTAGTTCTCTTTTAAGTTTTTCTGAGTTTCTTTATCAGGATATAGATGAATTAAGCAAAGATGAAATAAAATCTTTTGCACAAAATATTAATGATGCTGCAAAAACAGTATTTAATTTACTTGAAAATTTATTACAATGGTCACGCATTCAAACAGGCACCATATCATTCAAGCCAAGAAAATTCAATATTTATGATGTATCTACCAAAGTAATAAATCTTCTATTAAATAATGCTCTTATTAAAAAAATTGAGTTAATAAACAACATTAATAAGGATGAAATTGTTTTTGCAGATGAAGACATGATTTTTTCTGTTATTCAAAACTTGTTATCGAACGCAATTAAATTCACTTATGAAAATGGAAAAATAATACTTAGTTCTAAAGAGAAAGATAATATGGTCGAAATTTCTATAAGCGACAATGGTATCGGGATGGATGATAAAGATATTGAAAAGCTATTCCGAATTGACATCCCCTTCACAAAGAGTGGAACAAGAGATGAAAAAGGAAGTGGACTTGGATTAATTCTTTGCAAAGAAATGATCGAGAAAAATAAAGGCAAAATCTGGGTCAGCAGCAAATTAAATGAAGGGACTACATTTACATTTACACTACACAAAAATGAATTTCCAATTACTTAG